The following coding sequences are from one Trypanosoma brucei gambiense DAL972 chromosome 2, complete sequence window:
- a CDS encoding T. brucei spp.-specific protein codes for MSENPAQSYPSGGRETEMALVVGEVDISKPGQGYPQPPKSTYVPPGQGFGDGASGAPGSENEWETGMITAPCKDCCFCLGSCADTIFCAYAQREALLLSDFQQYTCFGGMCGQCSCCVCHGFEKCCMGTEVFCCPWCAVFANRFMVLQHYGLQESLVDTVVIAAACFLPLLLLLWDPRFVPGAWLALQKMILGCLLTQQQHQMRVQGYPRRVEMV; via the coding sequence ATGTCTGAAAACCCCGCCCAAAGCTACCCAagtgggggaagggaaactgAAATGGCACTTGTAGTGGGTGAAGTTGACATTTCAAAACCAGGCCAGGGATATCCCCAACCTCCCAAGTCAACGTACGTTCCTCCCGGCCAAGGGTTTGGTGATGGAGCGTCGGGTGCGCCGGGGTCCGAAAATGAGTGGGAAACAGGAATGATCACCGCCCCTTGTAAAgattgctgcttttgcttggGTTCCTGTGCTGATACCATATTTTGTGCTTATGCGCAACGGGAAGCGCTACTACTAAGCGACTTTCAACAATACACCTGCTTTGGTGGTATGTGTGGCCAGTGCTCATGCTGTGTTTGTCATGGGTTCGAAAAATGTTGTATGGGCACGGAAGTCTTCTGCTGCCCGTGGTGCGCGGTGTTTGCGAATCGGTTCATGGTTCTTCAACACTATGGACTTCAGGAAAGTCTCGTGGACACAGTGGTCATAGCGGCTGCCTGCTTCCTtccgttgttattgttgttatggGATCCTCGTTTTGTTCCCGGGGCTTGGCTGGCCCTCCAAAAGATGATTTTGGGGTGCCTGCtgacacaacaacaacatcaaatgaGGGTTCAGGGATATCCAAGGAGAGTGGAAATGGTGTAA
- a CDS encoding UDP-Gal or UDP-GlcNAc-dependent glycosyltransferase, putative: protein MVSKGLQMVGSTRRKRIVLVVFLVFAVLFIAWINKQPKRKELTFQQRRQQMHLTEVDNDEYLTLVPEKTIKIWESSKYLVAAGIPSIDNKERFRRRGLQRSTCWTYGGVATRRNDFAGDLIPLYLLSPHERNGFILSDSVRAEAQKNHDIIVLPTFDVPSTNGKVIGELQSWGNEVELVMSKKTYFWLKFASNFFGTATYIMKADDDLFIRVPYYLSSLKLMPKHRLYMGWYGLTPEVFVDRWVPFIAGYCVTLSRDVADGVVNYSPLERLVNTPYSESNIEDFREMAMFNEDVMVAVTLREKVGYSDLVTADIGRCHYISHLRRRLSKVVTEKTMVVHHIKEKDYGYLMKLFPNNSETPPPVVLQWKDKNFARGKC, encoded by the coding sequence ATGGTGTCGAAGGGTTTACAGATGGTGGGCTCCACACGAAGGAAGCGCATCGTAttggttgtttttcttgtgtttgcTGTACTATTCATAGCTTGGATAAATAAACAACCCAAACGAAAAGAACTAACATTCCAGCAGAGGCGTCAGCAGATGCACTTAACCGAAGTCGATAATGACGAGTACCTGACACTTGTCCCCGAGAAAACTATTAAAATCTGGGAGAGCTCCAAATATCTTGTGGCAGCTGGCATACCTTCAATAGACAACAAGGAGCGGTTTAGAAGGCGTGGGTTGCAACGATCCACATGTTGGACATATGGTGGTGTTGCCACGAGACGCAATGATTTCGCAGGCGATCTTATACCATTATATCTTCTCTCCCCTCATGAGAGAAATGGTTTCATCCTCTCCGATTCCGTGAGGGCTGAGGCACAAAAAAATCATGATATTATTGTGCTCCCAACGTTTGATGTACCCTCAACAAATGGTAAGGTAATCGGCGAGTTGCAAAGTTGGGGAAATGAGGTGGAACTGGTAATGAGCAAAAAGACATATTTTTGGCTCAAATTCGCCTCGAATTTTTTTGGAACTGCAACGTATATAATGAAGGCCGATGATGATTTGTTCATTAGAGTTCCGTATTATTTATCTAGCCTGAAATTAATGCCAAAACATCGTTTATACATGGGTTGGTATGGCCTAACACCTGAAGTTTTCGTAGACAGATGGGTTCCATTTATAGCAGGATATTGTGTTACATTATCGCGAGATGTTGCAGATGGTGTAGTAAATTACAGTCCACTTGAGCGTTTAGTAAATACACCTTATTCGGAAAGTAACATAGAAGATTTCCGTGAAATGGCGATGTTTAATGAAGATGTGATGGTGGCCGTGACGTTAAGGGAAAAGGTGGGATATAGCGACCTTGTGACGGCTGATATTGGTAGATGCCACTACATTAGTCATTTAAGGAGGCGTTTGTCAAAGGTGGTTACAGAAAAAACTATGGTTGTTCATCATATTAAGGAAAAGGATTACGGATATTTAATGAAGTTGTTTCCCAACAACTCGGAAACGCCTCCGCCCGTGGTGCTGCagtggaaagacaaaaatttCGCTCGTGGGAAATGCTGA